Proteins found in one Populus alba chromosome 14, ASM523922v2, whole genome shotgun sequence genomic segment:
- the LOC118041136 gene encoding auxin-responsive protein IAA30, protein MGRGATSSSSSSFESSNYPSVSSKSSLSQLKKDLSTDLRLGLSISASQQENPSTPSDQQLSDWPPIKPFLSKALESEENECSSATFFVKVYMEGIPIGRKLNLLAHDGYHDLIQTLDQMFNTSILWPEMDIEHSGQCHVLTYEDKEGDWLIVGDVPWEMFLPSVRRLKITRADSL, encoded by the exons ATGGGCAGAGGAGCTACCTCtagttcttcatcttcttttgaaAGCAGCAACTACCCATCTGTATCAAGCAAGTCCTCTCTCTCTCAGCTAAAGAAAGACCTAAGCACAGATCTCAGGCTTGGACTTAGCATCTCAGCCTCTCAACAGGAGAACCCTTCTACACCAAG TGATCAGCAGCTTTCTGACTGGCCACCAATCAAGCCATTTCTAAGCAAGGCATTAGAGTCGGAGGAAAATGAGTGCAGTAGTGCCACCTTCTTCGTCAAGGTTTACATGGAAGGCATTCCGATTGGAAGGAAGCTCAACCTCTTAGCCCATGATGGTTACCATGACTTAATACAGACTCTTGACCAAATGTTCAACACTAGCATTCTCT GGCCTGAAATGGATATTGAACATTCTGGGCAATGTCATGTGTTGACATATGAAGACAAGGAGGGGGATTGGTTGATTGTTGGGGATGTTCCCTGGGA GATGTTCTTACCTTCTGTGCGGAGATTGAAGATCACTAGGGCAGACAGCCTATGA
- the LOC118041135 gene encoding chitinase 10, with amino-acid sequence MASSAYAFLSFVFYTIFLSFGSYKAEARRFNDISSLVSKGLFDSIFLHKDNNACPAKGFYTYNSFIQASRCFPQFGRTGSSITRKREVAAFLAQISHETTGGWATAPDGPFAWGLCFKEEVSPQSSYCDSSNTQWPCSPGKSYKGRGPIQLSWNYNYGPAGKALGFDGLNNPDMVSNNSLIAFKTALWFWMTEQNPKPSCHNVMIGKYKPTAADVMANRTAGYGLVTNIINGGLECGIPNDGRVNDRIGYFQRYATLFNVSTGSNLDCEDQKSFS; translated from the exons ATGGCATCTTCTGCTTATGCTTTCTTGTCATTCGTTTTTTACACCATCTTCCTCTCGTTTGGATCATATAAAGCTGAAGCTAGGAGATTCAATGACATCTCTTCTCTTGTTAGTAAGGGCCTCTTTGATTCCATATTCCTACACAAGGACAACAACGCATGCCCTGCTAAAGGTTTTTACACGTACAACTCCTTCATTCAAGCATCTAGATGTTTTCCTCAATTTGGCAGGACAGGTAGTTCCATTACGAGGAAGCGAGAAGTTGCAGCTTTTCTTGCTCAAATATCCCATGAGACCACAGGCGGGTGGGCTACCGCACCCGATGGACCATTTGCATGGGGGTTATGCTTCAAGGAAGAAGTGAGTCCACAGAGTAGTTACTGTGACTCGAGCAACACTCAATGGCCATGCTCTCCGGGCAAATCCTACAAAGGAAGAGGACCTATTCAACTATCAtg GAATTACAATTATGGACCAGCAGGCAAGGCCCTGGGATTTGATGGGCTTAACAACCCAGACATGGTGTCCAACAATTCCTTAATTGCCTTCAAGACAGCTCTATGGTTTTGGATGACCGAGCAGAACCCAAAACCATCTTGCCACAACGTCATGATCGGGAAATATAAGCCAACAGCGGCTGATGTAATGGCTAATCGGACGGCCGGCTACGGGTTGGTGACTAACATTATCAATGGTGGTCTTGAATGTGGAATACCTAATGATGGACGAGTCAATGATCGGATTGGATATTTTCAGAGATATGCTACATTATTCAATGTTAGCACCGGATCTAACTTAGATTGTGAAGATCAGAAATCCTTTAGCTAA